A genomic window from Desulfuromonas thiophila includes:
- the ilvA gene encoding threonine ammonia-lyase, biosynthetic — protein MYGMLKRILTSQVYEAASETPLEPAPGLSLRLDNQVLLKREDLQPVFSFKLRGAYNRIAQLSRAARERGIIAASAGNHAQGVAFSARKLGIEALIVMPATTPAIKVAAVRSYGAEVILHGDNYSEAAEHCAQLQQQRGMTYIHPFDDDDVIAGQGTIADELLRQSAGRLNAIFVPVGGGGLIAGIAAYIKALRPDVKVIGVEPEDSCAMTRSLRAGQRVELETVGIFADGVAVRQVGSRTFDLCRRYVDDMVLVSTDEICSGIKTIYQETRSIVEPAGALGVAGLQKYVQQTGIRQQRLVAINSGANMNFDRLRFVAERTQIGEKQEALFAVSMPEQPGALRQFCTGLVGERNITEFNYRMACGDSACIFVGISIRDEQERFEFFAQMRQQGYDCEDLTDNDLAKTHVRYMVGGRCAQVTNEHLYRFWFPERPGALARFLAALGADWNISLFHYRAQGGDYGRVLVGLELPPGAAGRVRAVLDALGYYYIEEQDNPAYRLFL, from the coding sequence ATGTATGGCATGTTGAAACGTATCCTGACCTCGCAGGTCTATGAGGCAGCCAGTGAAACCCCGCTGGAACCAGCACCCGGCTTGTCGCTGCGGCTGGATAATCAGGTGTTGCTCAAGCGCGAGGATCTGCAGCCGGTATTTTCCTTCAAGCTACGTGGGGCCTACAATCGTATTGCCCAGCTGTCACGGGCGGCACGCGAACGCGGCATCATTGCCGCTTCGGCAGGTAACCATGCCCAGGGCGTCGCTTTTTCCGCCCGCAAACTGGGCATCGAGGCGCTGATTGTCATGCCGGCGACCACGCCGGCCATCAAGGTTGCAGCGGTACGCAGCTATGGCGCCGAGGTTATTCTGCACGGTGACAACTATTCCGAGGCGGCCGAACATTGCGCCCAACTCCAGCAACAACGCGGCATGACCTATATCCACCCCTTTGATGACGATGATGTCATTGCTGGTCAGGGCACCATCGCCGATGAACTGCTGCGCCAGAGCGCTGGCCGACTCAACGCGATTTTCGTGCCTGTTGGTGGTGGTGGACTTATCGCTGGCATCGCCGCTTACATCAAGGCCCTGCGGCCTGACGTCAAGGTTATTGGTGTCGAGCCGGAAGACAGCTGCGCCATGACCAGATCGCTGCGCGCCGGCCAGCGTGTTGAACTGGAAACCGTCGGCATCTTCGCGGACGGGGTGGCGGTCCGTCAGGTTGGTAGCCGCACCTTTGATCTGTGCCGCCGTTATGTCGACGACATGGTGCTGGTTTCCACCGATGAAATCTGCAGTGGCATCAAGACCATTTACCAGGAAACCCGTTCGATCGTCGAACCGGCCGGCGCGTTGGGCGTTGCCGGCCTGCAGAAGTATGTGCAGCAGACGGGCATCCGCCAGCAGCGGCTGGTGGCAATCAACTCCGGTGCCAACATGAATTTTGACCGGCTGCGGTTCGTCGCCGAACGCACCCAGATCGGCGAGAAGCAGGAGGCGTTGTTCGCCGTTTCCATGCCCGAACAGCCAGGCGCCCTGCGCCAGTTCTGTACCGGACTGGTCGGCGAACGCAACATCACCGAATTTAACTACCGCATGGCCTGTGGCGACAGCGCCTGTATCTTCGTCGGCATCTCCATCCGTGATGAGCAGGAGCGTTTCGAGTTCTTTGCCCAGATGCGCCAGCAGGGCTATGACTGCGAGGACCTGACCGACAACGATCTGGCCAAGACCCATGTGCGTTACATGGTCGGTGGCCGTTGCGCGCAGGTGACTAATGAACATCTCTACCGTTTCTGGTTCCCGGAGCGCCCTGGTGCGCTGGCGCGTTTTCTTGCTGCCCTGGGCGCTGATTGGAACATTTCCCTGTTCCATTACCGGGCCCAGGGGGGTGATTACGGTCGGGTGCTGGTCGGGCTGGAACTGCCGCCGGGCGCGGCGGGACGGGTGCGCGCGGTGCTGGATGCGTTGGGTTATTACTACATCGAAGAACAGGACAATCCCGCTTATCGGCTTTTTTTATAA
- a CDS encoding fumarate hydratase, translating into MSEFFYQDPFPLGKDDTQYRLLTKDYVSTTSFEGQEILKVDPEGLAFLSNQAFREVNFLLRPAHNDKVAAILKDPEASANDRGVAMAMLQNAVVSAKFELPFCQDTGTATVLGKKGQNVWTGGNDAAMLSKGVYKTYTEENLRYSQNAPLNMYDEVNTKCNLPAQIDLMATEGSEYKFLFVVKGGGSANKSYLYQETKATINRNSFVDWLVGKLKSLGTAACPPYHVAFCIGGTSAESCLKTAKLASAGYLDVLPTEGNAHGQSFRDIELEQELLQRAQQLGIGAQFGGKYFAHDIRVIRCSRHGASCPIGLAVSCSADRNIKAKINKDGIWLEQMDSNPARLLPEGGRGSRPEVVKIDLNRPMNEVLAELTKYPIKTQLSLNGTIIVGRDIAHARFREIIERGEELPQYLKDYPIYYAGPAKTPPGKPSGSFGPTTAARMDPYVDMLQSRGASMIMIAKGNRSQQVTDSCKKHGGFYLGSIGGPAAALAEYNIKSVECLDFEDLGMEAVWKIEVVDFPAFILVDDKGNDFFKELGI; encoded by the coding sequence ATGTCTGAATTTTTCTACCAGGACCCCTTCCCCCTTGGCAAAGACGATACACAATATCGCCTGCTGACCAAGGACTATGTCAGCACCACCAGCTTCGAGGGTCAGGAGATTCTCAAGGTCGATCCGGAGGGCCTGGCATTTCTGTCGAATCAAGCCTTCCGTGAGGTCAACTTTCTGCTGCGGCCGGCTCACAACGACAAGGTGGCAGCCATTTTGAAGGATCCCGAAGCCTCGGCCAACGATCGCGGCGTGGCCATGGCCATGCTGCAGAATGCTGTGGTATCGGCCAAGTTCGAGCTGCCGTTTTGCCAGGATACCGGCACCGCCACGGTGCTCGGCAAGAAGGGGCAGAATGTCTGGACCGGCGGCAACGACGCGGCCATGTTGTCCAAGGGGGTCTATAAGACCTACACCGAGGAGAATCTGCGCTACTCCCAGAACGCCCCCCTCAACATGTACGACGAGGTCAACACCAAGTGCAATCTGCCGGCCCAGATCGACCTGATGGCCACCGAGGGCAGCGAATACAAGTTCCTTTTCGTCGTCAAGGGCGGCGGCAGCGCCAACAAGAGCTACCTGTATCAGGAAACCAAGGCGACCATCAACCGCAACAGCTTTGTCGACTGGCTGGTGGGCAAGCTCAAATCCCTTGGCACCGCGGCCTGTCCGCCCTACCATGTCGCCTTCTGTATCGGCGGCACCAGTGCCGAATCCTGTCTGAAAACCGCCAAGCTGGCTTCGGCTGGCTACCTTGACGTCCTGCCGACGGAAGGCAATGCCCATGGGCAGTCGTTCCGCGACATCGAGTTGGAGCAGGAACTGCTCCAACGCGCCCAGCAACTGGGTATTGGTGCTCAGTTCGGCGGCAAGTACTTTGCCCACGACATCCGCGTCATCCGCTGCAGCCGCCACGGTGCCTCCTGTCCCATCGGCCTGGCGGTTTCCTGTTCGGCCGACCGCAATATCAAGGCCAAAATCAACAAGGACGGTATCTGGCTGGAGCAGATGGATAGCAATCCCGCCCGCCTGCTGCCCGAGGGTGGCCGCGGCAGCCGGCCCGAAGTGGTCAAGATCGATCTCAATCGGCCGATGAACGAGGTGTTGGCCGAACTGACCAAATACCCCATCAAGACCCAGCTTTCACTCAACGGGACGATCATCGTCGGTCGCGATATCGCCCATGCCCGTTTCCGCGAGATCATCGAGCGCGGCGAAGAACTGCCGCAATACCTGAAGGATTACCCGATTTACTACGCTGGTCCGGCCAAAACGCCACCGGGCAAGCCCTCGGGCTCCTTTGGCCCGACCACAGCGGCCCGCATGGACCCCTATGTCGATATGCTGCAGTCGCGGGGCGCATCCATGATCATGATCGCCAAGGGCAACCGTTCACAGCAGGTCACCGATTCCTGCAAGAAACACGGCGGATTCTACCTTGGTTCCATCGGTGGCCCGGCTGCGGCTCTGGCGGAATACAATATCAAGAGCGTGGAATGCCTCGACTTTGAAGACCTGGGCATGGAAGCGGTGTGGAAGATCGAAGTGGTCGATTTCCCCGCCTTCATCCTGGTGGATGACAAAGGCAACGACTTTTTCAAGGAGCTGGGAATCTGA
- a CDS encoding methyl-accepting chemotaxis protein — MSSCHSFHALRFALIARIPGRRSLASRLVLSFSLLILLMGGITGFAFFSTRQITDADAEVAQAFQDSLQAQSQAAEVTGWLNLLNQIQAQHDRLFMQLSLAMLDNAPAEVLQQFPMTAALDALLQHPARRQMEAQLPEAAASFTALEQQRDQLAEALTPLQERWQPIHEGLAEALNDLKRSYIYWALKVANMIFVHSTIDELVAEEADATLLAMFSRSSEYQKFADQYPALRQAVEKSRQDDRQLWQAARQLNQLLLSSQWPQAQILYRDQFPTLVKSLSVNLDQVLLQEKIISTRQRAAIAGFHTALQDQGQKIQLHLSELQAGLTRQLTQQADVAQQRSDAVLHVQQQAHQHGKLVEQLFSLFALLLILLGSLLAWLVTRSITRPLAQTRQMIRQMDSGDLSFRIAEPGNDEIGQIARSLNAFADHMEQEIVTAFRQLAQGNFTFEASGVIREPLRQTNAALTALMIEVHQLCDQIGQHSRDSVVHSQALTSGAGQQAQALAEISTSISSMAGSIRDNANDSASACQLSRQANQSAQQGHDQIRQMLQAMDAINQSGQDVARIIRVIDDIAFQTNLLALNAAVEAARAGQHGKGFAVVAEEVRNLAARSAKAAGETSRLIEESIAQARQGAEIANRTATSLDEIVTDVNRVAGIIETLSDSANQQHHQIGAIEQALERIKQVTTASALLAEQGHQSAQTFSTQARNLQQLLENFSMADTADTMQLPAQPHPRSHRVATACSAAMSQPCQLPC, encoded by the coding sequence ATGTCATCATGTCATTCTTTTCACGCTCTGCGTTTCGCCCTCATTGCCAGAATCCCCGGCCGGCGCTCGCTGGCCAGCCGATTGGTTCTGAGCTTCTCCCTTCTGATTTTGCTGATGGGCGGCATTACCGGATTCGCCTTTTTTTCCACCCGACAGATTACCGACGCTGATGCCGAGGTCGCCCAGGCTTTCCAGGATTCGCTGCAAGCTCAGAGCCAGGCGGCCGAAGTAACCGGCTGGCTTAATCTGCTCAATCAGATTCAGGCACAGCACGATCGGTTGTTCATGCAGTTGAGTCTGGCCATGCTGGACAATGCCCCGGCCGAGGTTCTACAGCAATTTCCCATGACCGCCGCCCTTGATGCCCTGTTACAGCATCCTGCTCGACGACAAATGGAAGCACAGTTGCCTGAAGCCGCCGCCAGTTTTACTGCTCTTGAACAGCAACGCGATCAACTTGCTGAGGCCCTGACCCCCCTTCAGGAGCGCTGGCAACCCATTCACGAGGGGCTGGCAGAGGCACTGAACGATCTGAAACGCTCCTATATTTACTGGGCGTTGAAGGTGGCCAACATGATTTTCGTTCACAGCACCATTGATGAGTTGGTGGCCGAGGAGGCCGATGCCACCCTGTTGGCAATGTTTAGCCGCAGTTCCGAGTATCAAAAATTCGCGGATCAGTATCCGGCCTTGCGACAGGCCGTGGAAAAGAGTCGCCAAGACGACAGGCAACTGTGGCAAGCTGCCCGGCAACTCAATCAATTGCTCCTGAGCAGCCAGTGGCCACAGGCCCAGATCCTCTACCGAGATCAGTTCCCCACCCTGGTAAAATCCCTGTCGGTCAATCTTGACCAGGTACTGTTGCAGGAAAAGATTATCAGTACCCGGCAGCGCGCCGCCATTGCCGGTTTTCACACCGCACTGCAGGATCAGGGCCAGAAAATCCAGCTGCACCTAAGCGAGTTGCAAGCCGGACTGACCCGGCAACTGACCCAGCAGGCGGATGTGGCACAGCAACGATCCGATGCCGTTCTGCACGTTCAACAGCAGGCCCACCAGCACGGCAAGCTGGTGGAACAGTTGTTCAGCCTTTTTGCCTTGTTGCTGATTCTGCTTGGCAGCCTGCTGGCCTGGCTGGTAACCCGCTCCATCACCCGCCCACTGGCGCAAACCCGGCAGATGATCCGCCAGATGGACAGTGGCGATCTTTCCTTTCGGATCGCCGAGCCAGGCAATGATGAAATTGGCCAGATCGCCAGAAGTCTCAATGCCTTTGCCGATCATATGGAGCAGGAAATTGTTACCGCCTTTCGTCAGCTGGCACAGGGCAACTTTACCTTTGAAGCCAGTGGCGTCATTCGCGAGCCCCTGCGACAAACCAATGCCGCCCTGACAGCGTTGATGATCGAAGTCCACCAGCTTTGCGATCAGATCGGTCAGCACTCACGCGACAGTGTGGTTCACAGCCAGGCGCTCACTTCAGGGGCCGGGCAACAGGCGCAAGCCCTGGCGGAAATCTCCACCAGCATCAGCTCGATGGCTGGCAGCATCCGTGACAATGCCAACGATAGTGCCTCAGCCTGTCAATTGTCCCGACAGGCCAACCAGTCCGCCCAGCAGGGTCATGATCAGATTCGCCAGATGCTGCAGGCCATGGATGCCATCAACCAGTCGGGCCAGGACGTCGCCCGGATTATCCGCGTTATTGACGACATTGCCTTTCAAACCAACCTGCTGGCCCTCAACGCCGCCGTTGAGGCTGCCCGCGCCGGACAGCATGGCAAGGGGTTCGCCGTAGTGGCCGAGGAGGTCCGCAATCTGGCAGCACGCAGCGCCAAAGCGGCCGGAGAAACCAGCCGGCTGATCGAAGAGTCCATTGCCCAGGCCCGGCAAGGAGCCGAAATTGCCAACCGTACTGCGACATCGCTGGATGAAATTGTGACGGATGTCAATCGGGTTGCCGGGATTATCGAAACCCTGTCGGATTCAGCGAACCAACAGCATCACCAGATTGGTGCCATCGAACAGGCGCTGGAACGCATCAAGCAGGTAACAACCGCCAGTGCGCTACTAGCCGAACAGGGGCACCAGAGCGCTCAGACCTTCTCGACTCAAGCACGAAATCTGCAGCAATTACTGGAGAATTTTTCAATGGCAGACACAGCTGACACCATGCAGCTACCGGCCCAACCGCATCCCCGTAGCCATCGCGTCGCAACGGCGTGCTCTGCCGCCATGTCACAACCCTGTCAATTGCCCTGTTAG
- a CDS encoding GGDEF domain-containing protein — MHPHLFRDDSDEFHANPPTHQQANLAPLALILADIIANRRLTPHFQPIVDLAAGKIIGYEALIRGPSDTPLHSPGLLFQTAMQVHRLVELEILCRDINIEFFSRLNLPGKLFLNISPKSLLEENFPKGFTRNALQRYGLEASRVVIELTENFPILDVTTIHHALQHYRDSGFQVALDDLGAAYAGLRLWTELKPDFVKFDKYFIQAINQDKHKKQLIQSLQDIAEHVGCQTIAEGIETIEEYYTVQSLGVCFGQGYYFSRPTPTPPLDIPQQICLHVACTSRDQGQDFKWRSETVANLIKTVPTIGSQTTLSEAGDLLEKVPELMAIPVVDEGFAGGMLHRHHAMNVLASRFGRDLHGRRPIREFIDRNCLRIETDIPIEQLSQIITNENYLHQGNHFIITEKNRYRGIGQVTDLLKRITELQIRNARYANPLTLLPGNVPIHESIERLVANATSFTACYVDLDHFKPFNDTYGYSRGDMVIRLVGRILQDCSHPQQDFVGHIGGDDFMVLFRSEDWQQRCRNILQRFADEVIEFYNEEHRQAQGIAGQDRQGQPVFYGICSLSIGATCFDGLQDCCSHHDIATLASEAKKQAKKIQGNSLFINRRRCWQLDTASTATDDGA; from the coding sequence ATGCACCCTCATCTGTTCCGAGACGATAGTGACGAATTTCATGCCAACCCCCCGACTCATCAGCAGGCAAATCTTGCGCCCCTGGCGCTCATACTTGCCGACATTATTGCCAATCGTCGCCTGACCCCTCACTTTCAGCCCATCGTTGATCTTGCGGCCGGCAAGATCATTGGCTACGAAGCTTTGATACGAGGTCCATCCGATACCCCGTTGCACTCTCCCGGCCTGCTGTTTCAGACCGCCATGCAGGTTCATCGCCTGGTAGAACTGGAAATCCTTTGCCGCGATATCAATATTGAATTTTTTTCCCGCCTGAATCTGCCAGGAAAGCTGTTTCTCAATATCAGCCCGAAATCTCTACTGGAAGAAAACTTTCCCAAAGGATTCACACGCAACGCGCTGCAGCGCTATGGACTGGAGGCAAGCCGGGTGGTGATTGAACTGACGGAAAACTTCCCGATCCTTGATGTCACCACCATTCACCATGCCTTGCAGCACTACCGGGACAGTGGGTTCCAGGTGGCACTGGACGATCTGGGTGCTGCCTATGCCGGGTTGCGGTTATGGACGGAACTGAAACCGGATTTTGTCAAGTTCGACAAATATTTCATTCAGGCTATCAATCAGGACAAGCACAAGAAACAGCTGATCCAGAGCCTGCAGGATATTGCCGAACATGTCGGCTGCCAGACGATTGCCGAAGGCATCGAAACCATTGAAGAGTATTATACTGTGCAATCCCTCGGTGTCTGCTTCGGCCAAGGGTACTATTTCTCCCGCCCAACGCCGACACCGCCACTGGATATCCCCCAGCAGATCTGCTTGCATGTTGCCTGCACCAGCAGGGATCAGGGACAGGATTTTAAATGGCGCAGCGAAACCGTTGCCAATCTGATCAAAACCGTACCCACCATCGGCTCCCAGACAACCCTCAGCGAAGCTGGCGATCTGCTTGAAAAGGTACCGGAGCTCATGGCCATACCGGTTGTCGATGAGGGCTTTGCCGGTGGCATGTTACATCGACACCATGCCATGAATGTATTGGCCAGTCGTTTTGGACGGGACCTGCATGGCCGCCGTCCGATTCGAGAGTTTATTGACCGCAATTGCCTGCGGATCGAAACCGATATTCCGATTGAGCAGCTCAGCCAGATTATTACCAATGAAAACTATCTTCATCAGGGTAATCACTTTATCATTACTGAAAAAAACCGCTATCGAGGGATTGGGCAGGTAACCGATCTGCTCAAACGAATTACCGAACTGCAGATCCGCAATGCCCGATATGCCAATCCGCTGACACTGTTGCCCGGCAATGTGCCCATCCATGAATCCATCGAACGGCTGGTTGCGAACGCCACATCGTTCACCGCCTGCTATGTCGATCTGGATCATTTCAAGCCCTTCAACGATACCTACGGTTACAGCCGGGGTGACATGGTCATTCGCCTTGTCGGCAGAATTTTGCAGGACTGCAGCCACCCGCAACAGGACTTTGTCGGCCATATCGGCGGCGACGATTTCATGGTGCTTTTTCGGAGTGAGGACTGGCAGCAACGCTGTCGGAATATTTTGCAACGTTTTGCTGACGAGGTTATAGAATTCTATAACGAGGAACATCGTCAGGCGCAGGGTATCGCCGGCCAGGATCGTCAAGGGCAGCCGGTGTTCTACGGCATCTGTTCCCTGTCCATTGGCGCAACCTGTTTCGACGGGCTGCAGGACTGTTGCAGCCATCATGATATTGCCACTCTGGCGTCAGAAGCCAAAAAACAAGCTAAAAAAATTCAGGGCAACAGCCTGTTTATTAACCGGCGACGCTGCTGGCAGCTGGATACGGCAAGCACGGCAACAGACGACGGCGCCTAA
- a CDS encoding DUF4384 domain-containing protein, with protein sequence MNRSKITAGVQRSCGLFITVLLVLTLAACAAVDPAKVDVEIKETAPQVKVTSYTRALSELGMMTEIFGTGPLKIQSNPIGDNTGTSSSTGGEIPRDITEMIKSSLNSIGGNVIFIPYDPAFIQNQMVTGYSSFDAKLIPDVVISGGITEFDRGLETRGQGTDAGAEADFTGMPGWLPSKTVALDYGESFKTGLARITLDFNLLDFRTMAGIARMNTVNSMEVSKAMGDKEIGITLFGPTFGRKGSVKKVQGRHAAVRLLVELSMIQIVGKHLVLPYWRLLGEDTQPDEVVMAALARSYYNMQPAERLIAVQEWLYLHGHDVPQSGRLDAATISAMQQFAPGFSAAAQITPELFIDIYTSIPINSKTLGRRYQLNRGYQVAQPVPVEPAAPLVIQQPAPAPVSAPAPAPAPTKAAAAPARKASAEPARQAAAAPAPAPAPAMAPAPAPATRAKIGRILSDEEW encoded by the coding sequence ATGAATCGATCAAAAATAACTGCAGGTGTCCAACGCAGCTGTGGCCTGTTTATCACAGTGCTGCTGGTTTTAACGCTTGCGGCCTGTGCCGCTGTCGATCCGGCCAAAGTCGATGTCGAGATCAAAGAAACCGCACCACAGGTGAAGGTTACTTCTTATACCCGTGCCCTGTCGGAACTGGGCATGATGACGGAGATCTTCGGTACCGGACCATTGAAAATCCAGAGCAATCCCATAGGAGACAATACCGGCACCTCTTCATCAACGGGTGGCGAAATTCCGCGCGACATTACCGAAATGATCAAGAGTTCTCTCAACTCGATCGGTGGTAATGTGATTTTTATCCCCTATGATCCGGCTTTCATCCAAAACCAGATGGTTACCGGATACTCCAGTTTCGATGCCAAGCTGATTCCCGATGTTGTTATCAGCGGCGGCATCACCGAATTCGACCGAGGGCTGGAAACTCGTGGTCAGGGAACCGATGCTGGCGCCGAGGCCGATTTTACCGGCATGCCTGGCTGGCTGCCGTCCAAGACCGTTGCTCTGGATTATGGTGAGAGCTTCAAGACGGGTCTGGCGCGCATCACGCTGGATTTCAATCTACTGGATTTCCGAACCATGGCGGGTATTGCCCGCATGAACACGGTCAACTCCATGGAGGTCAGCAAGGCCATGGGGGACAAGGAGATTGGCATCACGCTGTTTGGCCCCACCTTTGGTCGCAAGGGTTCGGTCAAAAAAGTGCAGGGCCGTCATGCCGCTGTTCGTTTGCTGGTAGAGCTGAGCATGATACAGATCGTCGGCAAGCATCTGGTTCTGCCGTACTGGCGTCTGCTGGGTGAAGATACCCAGCCAGATGAAGTGGTGATGGCGGCACTGGCACGCAGTTATTACAACATGCAACCCGCCGAGCGTTTGATTGCCGTCCAGGAATGGCTCTACCTGCATGGGCATGATGTGCCTCAATCAGGTCGACTTGACGCTGCAACCATCAGCGCCATGCAGCAGTTTGCCCCTGGGTTCAGCGCTGCAGCACAGATTACACCGGAGCTGTTTATCGATATCTATACCAGCATTCCCATTAACAGTAAAACTCTGGGTCGCCGTTATCAGCTCAATCGTGGCTATCAGGTGGCTCAACCGGTCCCGGTCGAACCTGCAGCTCCGCTCGTGATTCAGCAACCAGCTCCGGCCCCGGTTTCCGCTCCGGCACCAGCGCCTGCGCCGACAAAGGCCGCGGCTGCACCGGCTCGCAAAGCCTCCGCCGAGCCTGCACGTCAGGCTGCTGCAGCACCTGCGCCAGCTCCCGCTCCCGCAATGGCACCAGCACCGGCCCCGGCAACCAGAGCAAAAATAGGTCGTATTCTCAGCGATGAGGAATGGTAG
- the glnA gene encoding type I glutamate--ammonia ligase has product MTPKDVVAFAQEKQCAFVDYKFLDFVGIWQHFTTPIREFSEDIFEEGIGFDGSSIRGWQPIHNSDMLIIPDPTTAKIDPFVEQTTLSLICNIVDPITREGYSRDPRFIARKAEAYLKSTGIADTVYFGPEPECFVFDDVRYASGPNESFYAVDSVEGIWNTGRQEYPNLGYKPRHKEGYFPCAPTDSMIDLRNEMMLVMQEVGLHIECGHHEVATGGQIEIDMRFDSLLKMGDNLQWFKYIIKNVAFRNGKTATFMPKPIFGDNGSGMHCHQSLWKDGKNLFAGDGYGGLSKLAMYYMGGIIKHAKALCAFTNPSTNSYKRLVPGYEAPVNLAYSNRNRSASLRIPVTNNEKAKRIEYRTPDPAANGYLAFAAMLMAGLDGIENKIDPGQPLDKDIYGLSPEELKDIPAVAGTLEEALNSLRDDHAFLLKGDVFTEDVIDMWISYKKEAEVDRVRMRPSPEEFALYFDC; this is encoded by the coding sequence ATGACCCCGAAAGATGTTGTTGCTTTTGCCCAGGAAAAACAATGCGCCTTTGTTGATTACAAATTTCTTGACTTTGTTGGCATCTGGCAGCATTTCACCACGCCGATTCGTGAATTCAGCGAGGATATTTTCGAAGAGGGGATTGGCTTCGATGGTTCCTCGATTCGCGGCTGGCAGCCGATTCATAACTCCGACATGCTGATTATTCCTGATCCGACCACGGCCAAGATCGATCCTTTCGTTGAGCAGACGACCCTCAGTCTGATCTGCAATATTGTGGATCCGATCACCCGTGAGGGTTATTCCCGCGATCCGCGCTTCATCGCTCGTAAGGCTGAAGCCTATCTGAAATCAACCGGCATTGCCGATACGGTTTATTTTGGCCCAGAGCCCGAATGCTTTGTGTTTGACGACGTGCGCTATGCCTCCGGTCCGAACGAATCCTTCTACGCTGTTGATTCCGTGGAGGGTATCTGGAATACCGGTCGTCAGGAATATCCTAACTTGGGCTACAAACCACGCCACAAGGAAGGTTATTTCCCTTGCGCTCCGACCGATTCGATGATTGATCTGCGCAATGAGATGATGCTGGTCATGCAGGAGGTCGGGCTGCACATCGAGTGCGGACATCACGAGGTGGCCACCGGCGGACAGATCGAGATCGACATGCGCTTTGACAGCCTGTTGAAGATGGGCGACAACCTGCAGTGGTTCAAGTACATCATTAAGAATGTTGCCTTCCGCAATGGCAAAACGGCTACCTTCATGCCAAAGCCTATTTTTGGCGATAACGGCTCCGGTATGCATTGTCACCAGTCGTTGTGGAAGGATGGCAAGAACCTGTTTGCCGGTGATGGCTATGGCGGGCTGTCGAAGCTGGCCATGTATTATATGGGGGGCATTATCAAACACGCCAAGGCCCTGTGTGCCTTTACCAACCCCAGCACCAACTCCTACAAGCGTCTGGTGCCGGGCTATGAGGCGCCGGTGAACCTGGCCTATTCCAACCGCAACCGTTCGGCTTCCTTGCGGATTCCCGTAACCAACAACGAAAAGGCCAAACGTATTGAATACCGCACGCCGGACCCGGCAGCCAATGGCTATCTAGCCTTTGCCGCCATGTTGATGGCCGGTCTCGACGGTATTGAGAACAAGATTGATCCGGGCCAGCCCTTGGATAAGGACATTTACGGTTTGTCTCCTGAAGAGCTCAAGGACATTCCGGCCGTGGCTGGAACCCTGGAGGAAGCTCTGAACTCTTTGCGCGACGATCACGCATTTCTGCTCAAGGGCGATGTTTTTACCGAAGACGTTATTGATATGTGGATCAGCTATAAGAAAGAAGCCGAGGTTGACCGGGTGCGCATGCGGCCCAGCCCCGAGGAATTCGCGCTCTATTTTGATTGCTGA
- a CDS encoding P-II family nitrogen regulator produces MKKVEAIIKPFKLDEVKEALSEIGIQGLTVSEVKGFGRQKGHTELYRGAEYVVDFIPKIKLEIIVADDIVAQVVEQIAEAAKTGRIGDGKIFVTPVEDVVRIRTGERGDTAL; encoded by the coding sequence ATGAAGAAAGTGGAAGCTATCATTAAGCCCTTTAAGCTCGATGAGGTCAAGGAAGCGTTGAGTGAAATCGGGATTCAGGGCCTGACGGTAAGTGAGGTAAAAGGCTTTGGGCGCCAGAAGGGTCATACTGAACTCTACCGTGGTGCTGAGTATGTGGTCGATTTTATTCCCAAGATCAAACTGGAAATCATCGTTGCCGATGATATTGTCGCTCAAGTGGTCGAACAGATTGCTGAGGCTGCCAAAACCGGCCGAATCGGCGACGGCAAGATTTTTGTGACACCGGTTGAGGATGTGGTCCGCATTCGTACCGGTGAACGCGGCGATACAGCTTTGTAG